ACGCAGCGCGTTATCAGGCAACGGTTTACTCATTGCTGCGGCAATGTTGGGCCACATGGAAGGTAAGTCGCTGGCAAAGCCAAACCAGGCAAAAATCGCCAGCAAACTCCAGATGGCCACCGTGCTGAAAAACAGCGCTGGCCGGGGAAAATAGGACTTAAACATAGACACTCCGCTGTTATCAGATCCCTTTATACCGTTTAGAGGCCTTAACTGTCTGTAGGCTGTTGTATCAGACCATGACAATGTCGCGCCTGCGGTGTAAAGCCGCTGCGCAAAATGTTAATTATTTTGTGCGAATTTGTGTCCTTACGCTAAATCTTTGTCATCAACGGTGTTACACTGCGACGCAATGTTACCGGTAACGGTGGCGCTGTATCCTTAAGCCCGCACATAAAAATCATTACAACGCAATCAGTTAACCTTTCATGCCACATTATATGCGGCACTGAGGCAATGTCATGTCAGAACACAAAAATGGTCACACACGCAGGGATTTTCTGCTGAGAACCATCACCCTGGCGCCAGCAATGGCGGTGGGTTCAACAGCGATGGGTGCACTGGTTGCGCCAATGGCTGCCGGAGCAGCAGAACAAAGCAGCGGGTCACAAACCGCCCGCGACTATCAGCCGACCTGGTTTACGGCGGAAGAGTTTGCCTTTATCACCGCAGCGGTGGCACGTCTGATCCCCAACGATGAACGTGGTCCTGGCGCACTGGAAGCCGGGGTGCCGGAGTTTATCGATCGCCAGATGAACACCCCGTACGCCCTCGGCAGCAACTGGTACATGCAGGGGCCGTTCAATCCCGATCTGCCGAAAGAGCTGGGTTATCAGCTGCCGCTGGTGCCGCAGCAGATCTACCGTCTGGGCCTCGCCGATGCTGATAGCTGGAGCAAACACCAGCACGGCAAAGTGTTTGCTGAGCTGAGCGGCGACCAGCAGGATGCCCTGCTGAGCGACTTCGAAAGTGGCAAAGCGGAGTTCACCCAGCTCCCGGCCAAAACCTTCTTCTCCTTCCTGCTGCAAAACACCCGCGAGGGTTACTTCAGCGATCCGATCCACGGTGGCAATCAGGGCATGGTGGGCTGGAAGCTGATTGGCTTCCCCGGCGCACGCGCTGATTACATGGATTGGGTGGAACGCGGTGAACGCTATCCGTTCCCGTCAGTGGATATTCGCGGGGAGAGGGCGTAACCGTGGCAAATGAATTGAAGAAAGTGGATGCGGTGGTGGTGGGTTTCGGCTGGGCCGGTGCCATCATGGCAAAAGAACTGACCGAAGCCGGGCTGAATGTGGTGGCGCTGGAGCGTGGTCCGCATCGTGACACCTACCCGGATGGCGCGTATCCGCAATCCATTGATGAACTGACCTACAACATCCGTAAAAAGCTGTTCCAGGACCTGTCAAAAAGCACCGTCACCATTCGTCACGACGCGTCACAGACGGCAGTGCCGTATCGTCAGCTGGCGGCGTTTCTGCCCGGCACCGGTACCGGCGGCGCGGGCCTGCACTGGTCAGGCGTACATTTCCGTGTCGACCCGGTCGAGCTGAATCTGCGCAGCCATTATGAAGCGCGTTACGGCA
This genomic stretch from Pantoea cypripedii harbors:
- a CDS encoding gluconate 2-dehydrogenase subunit 3 family protein, with product MSEHKNGHTRRDFLLRTITLAPAMAVGSTAMGALVAPMAAGAAEQSSGSQTARDYQPTWFTAEEFAFITAAVARLIPNDERGPGALEAGVPEFIDRQMNTPYALGSNWYMQGPFNPDLPKELGYQLPLVPQQIYRLGLADADSWSKHQHGKVFAELSGDQQDALLSDFESGKAEFTQLPAKTFFSFLLQNTREGYFSDPIHGGNQGMVGWKLIGFPGARADYMDWVERGERYPFPSVDIRGERA